Proteins from one Panicum virgatum strain AP13 chromosome 7K, P.virgatum_v5, whole genome shotgun sequence genomic window:
- the LOC120641828 gene encoding exonuclease DPD1, chloroplastic/mitochondrial-like, with protein sequence MSLVLRFNLLRNNIWSSCPVRFLKQHAGFSYEKLLQPGSYEKRHFTTKLTETASWHKTDSDSCIPAISPLWLQQTSEHDQPATILVFDIETTGFLHADHRIIEFALRDLSGGKNCTFETLINPGRNVPSYAAEANKITTELVCRPDVPRFSDVLPILLAYVQSRQAPGKPVLWVAHNAKKFDVPFVMQEFERCSAQVPADWLFVDSLCLARKLKKSDGNIGLLNLKALGEHYGVSSEGPSHRAMPDVQALCGILPKITLGLKLTCDSLMSEASKFYDFRKVS encoded by the exons ATGTCTCTGGTTCTTCGCTTCAATCTGCTGAGGAACAACATATGGAGCAGCTGTCCAGTTAGGTTTCTCAAGCAACATGCTGGATTTTCATATGAGAAACTGCTTCAGCCTGGAAGCTATGAGAAGCGACATTTCACAACAAAGCTTACAGAGACAGCTAGTTGGCACAAAACTGACTCAGATTCATGTATTCCTGCAATTTCGCCACTGTGGCTTCAACAAACTTCTGAACATGACCAACCTGCAACTATTCTCGTCTTCGATATCGAGACTACTGGTTTTCTCCATGCGGATCATAGAATCATTGAGTTCGCACTCCGCGACCTTTCTGGAGGAAAGAATTGCACATTTGAGACTCTCATTAATCCTGGACGGAATGTTCCCAGCTATGCTGCAGAAGCCAACAAGATTACCACTGAATTGGTCTGCAGGCCTGATGTCCCAAG GTTCAGCGATGTACTTCCAATACTACTAGCATATGTTCAAAGTCGCCAAGCTCCTGGCAAGCCAGTTCTATGGGTTGCTCACAATGCAAAAAAATTCGATGTCCCTTTTGTTATGCAAGAGTTTGAACGTTGTTCAGCCCAAGTTCCTGCAGATTGGCTGTTTGTTGACAGTCTTTGTTTAGCAAGGAAATTGAAAAAATCAGATG GAAATATAGGTCTATTAAATTTGAAAGCACTGGGAGAACACTATGGTGTCAGTTCCGAAGGTCCCTCTCATAGAGCAATGCCAGATGTGCAAGCATTATGCGGCATTCTCCCAAAAATCACTTTGGGTTTAAAATTAACATGCGACAGTCTCATGAGCGAGGCCAGCAAATTTTACGATTTCAGGAAGGTTTCTTAG